A portion of the Chlamydia caviae GPIC genome contains these proteins:
- the hrcA gene encoding heat-inducible transcriptional repressor HrcA, whose translation MSRSWISKRESKILYILLTTTELYLKTGHPVGSKTLKEYEGSNLSTATIRNYFSELEAEGFLKKNHISGGRIPTDLAFRYYVDHCADCSQDELPESTINLLNQLPEESQNIVKDLQKASELLGEALQLPTCFSSPRFDNDSVTNIQLSLVDEQRAVVILSTEFGQIFTDTLWLSEASNPASLKRIEIFLQSYVRKQSPMEILSQKEEDIGMTLYNEVVVRYLTRYCNFSEEDLYQTGLSKLLRYESFKDPDMLALGLSFFENRRHMCKLLDIGMHRDRPTAFIGNELSDIFRTPNPQCAVITIPYYMNRTPLGAFGVLGPVNLPYKEIFKTLTIFADKIKASLTQSFYKFKLSFRRPCPSDPTLSKEPTLLARYSSIKLLPPKETS comes from the coding sequence ATGTCCAGATCATGGATCTCGAAACGAGAGTCTAAGATTCTTTACATACTCTTAACGACGACAGAGCTGTATTTAAAAACAGGTCATCCGGTCGGATCAAAAACTTTGAAGGAATATGAAGGCTCCAATCTGAGTACAGCAACTATTCGCAATTATTTTTCAGAGTTAGAGGCGGAAGGATTTTTAAAGAAAAATCACATCTCCGGAGGAAGAATCCCTACGGATTTAGCTTTTCGTTATTATGTGGACCATTGTGCAGATTGTTCTCAGGATGAGCTTCCTGAATCTACAATCAATCTGTTAAACCAGCTACCTGAAGAGAGCCAAAATATTGTTAAGGATTTACAAAAGGCATCGGAACTCTTAGGAGAAGCCCTCCAACTTCCGACATGTTTCTCTTCACCGCGATTTGACAATGACTCTGTAACCAATATCCAGCTTTCTCTTGTAGATGAACAACGGGCTGTTGTGATTTTATCTACAGAATTTGGTCAGATATTTACAGATACCCTATGGCTATCCGAAGCGTCAAATCCTGCTTCTTTAAAACGCATTGAAATATTTCTTCAAAGTTATGTTCGTAAGCAATCTCCCATGGAGATTCTTTCACAAAAAGAAGAAGATATAGGAATGACCTTATACAACGAAGTCGTGGTACGGTATCTTACCCGCTACTGTAATTTCAGTGAGGAAGATCTATATCAAACAGGATTATCAAAACTCCTAAGATATGAGTCTTTCAAAGATCCCGACATGCTAGCTTTAGGGTTATCATTTTTCGAAAACCGCCGCCATATGTGCAAGCTTTTAGATATTGGGATGCATAGAGACCGCCCTACAGCATTTATAGGTAATGAGCTTTCTGATATTTTTAGAACCCCAAATCCACAATGTGCTGTGATTACGATTCCTTATTACATGAACCGCACTCCATTAGGAGCCTTTGGCGTGCTAGGCCCTGTAAATCTTCCTTATAAGGAGATTTTTAAAACCCTCACAATATTTGCAGATAAAATTAAAGCAAGCCTGACACAAAGTTTTTATAAGTTTAAATTATCCTTCAGAAGACCTTGTCCTTCCGATCCTACACTCTCTAAAGAACCTACATTACTGGCAAGATACTCTTCTATAAAACTGTTACCCCCTAAGGAGACATCATGA
- a CDS encoding proline--tRNA ligase: MKTSQLFYKTSKNANKEAAVLSYELLEKAGYIFKTAKGIYTYTPLFWRVALKMMDIVREELNAIGGQELVLPILHPAELWQKTGRWEAFRSEGLLYTLTDREDKELCLAPTHEEVVSMFVSQWLSGRKQLPIHLYQIATKFRDEIRPRFGLMRAREFLMEDSYTFSDSPEQMNEQYAKLRQAYQNIFDRLEIKYVIVEADGGKIGKGKSEEFHVLCSLGEDTICVSGAYGANIEAAVSQPPQYTYDKEHLPIEEVATPDVRTMEHLQDFFSLPSHKIIKTLVVKLSYGEKDKFVAISIRGDRQINLTKIRSKLNADECILASDEELQQHLGTEKGFIGPLNCPIELYADETTRCMTNFICAGNTKDKHYKNVNWDRDIPRPEYGDFLLAEAGDLCPANGNAPYEVFEGVEVAHIFNLGTRYTECFEVGFQNEQEEQQTCWMGTYGIGIGRTLAACIEQLADDRGIVWPKAIAPFDIAILYNGGDAASQEAAEKIYKDLQNYGYAPLLDDRNERLGFKLKDSDLIGIPYKLILGKTFQNSGVLEIESRSREKFFVEPKDFFNWCKNYFPKPRGFSPIS, translated from the coding sequence ATGAAAACTTCTCAGCTTTTTTACAAAACTTCTAAAAATGCGAATAAAGAAGCCGCTGTTTTATCCTATGAACTTCTAGAAAAGGCTGGATACATTTTCAAGACAGCAAAAGGAATCTACACCTACACCCCGCTATTCTGGCGTGTAGCTCTGAAAATGATGGATATCGTTCGCGAAGAGCTGAATGCTATTGGAGGTCAAGAACTTGTACTTCCTATTCTTCATCCCGCAGAGCTTTGGCAAAAGACAGGCCGTTGGGAAGCCTTTCGTTCCGAAGGCCTACTCTATACCTTAACGGATAGAGAAGATAAGGAACTCTGTCTTGCCCCTACGCATGAAGAAGTCGTTTCTATGTTTGTTTCTCAATGGCTATCAGGCAGGAAACAACTCCCCATCCATCTGTATCAAATTGCAACAAAATTCCGAGATGAAATCCGACCAAGATTCGGCTTGATGCGTGCTAGAGAATTCCTCATGGAGGATAGCTATACCTTCTCAGATTCTCCAGAACAGATGAATGAACAATACGCCAAGCTAAGACAAGCCTACCAAAACATCTTCGATAGACTAGAAATTAAGTACGTTATCGTAGAAGCTGACGGAGGGAAAATCGGCAAGGGAAAATCGGAAGAATTCCATGTTCTTTGCTCCCTAGGCGAAGACACTATTTGTGTGAGCGGCGCTTACGGCGCGAATATTGAAGCTGCAGTTTCACAACCTCCACAATACACGTACGATAAAGAACATCTCCCTATAGAAGAAGTCGCCACACCTGACGTACGCACCATGGAACATCTCCAAGATTTTTTCTCTCTTCCTTCCCACAAAATCATTAAGACTCTTGTGGTAAAGCTCTCCTATGGAGAAAAAGACAAGTTTGTAGCTATAAGCATCCGAGGAGATCGTCAGATCAATCTGACTAAAATACGCTCTAAACTCAATGCCGATGAGTGCATTCTTGCTTCAGATGAAGAACTACAACAACATCTAGGAACTGAAAAAGGCTTTATTGGTCCTTTAAACTGTCCTATTGAACTCTATGCTGATGAAACTACACGCTGTATGACCAACTTCATCTGCGCAGGAAATACCAAAGACAAACACTATAAAAACGTCAACTGGGATAGGGACATTCCACGACCTGAATATGGAGATTTTCTCCTTGCTGAAGCCGGAGACCTTTGTCCAGCAAACGGCAATGCTCCTTATGAAGTCTTTGAAGGTGTAGAAGTTGCCCATATTTTCAATCTAGGCACACGCTACACGGAATGTTTTGAAGTGGGCTTCCAAAACGAACAGGAAGAGCAACAAACCTGTTGGATGGGGACCTATGGCATTGGCATCGGCAGAACCCTAGCTGCCTGTATAGAACAACTTGCCGACGATCGTGGTATCGTCTGGCCTAAAGCAATCGCTCCTTTTGATATCGCCATTCTCTATAACGGTGGTGATGCCGCATCTCAAGAAGCTGCTGAAAAAATCTATAAAGATCTCCAAAATTACGGCTACGCTCCTCTATTAGATGATCGCAATGAAAGACTTGGATTTAAATTAAAGGATAGCGATCTTATTGGCATTCCGTATAAACTCATTCTCGGCAAGACTTTCCAAAACTCCGGAGTCCTTGAAATAGAATCTCGGTCCAGAGAAAAGTTTTTCGTAGAACCAAAAGATTTTTTCAATTGGTGTAAGAATTATTTCCCAAAACCTCGCGGTTTCTCTCCTATTTCTTAG
- a CDS encoding CT392 family protein, with the protein MSSVSGNLGQNPNPIPEDPNNRLDNAEASSRDQGEGAASGVTETGLSVDVVSTGQVSTISPAISGIQNIASEIMAVGVPTALPPTLPEAAGFVEEVATDFFDDDGLSREDSENLEEAAADLFAGVSESKELVDGLRGRLANFQKTQPGTTKQTSRKSRLEEGEDVPDLEEQFLDLRRNYAVLNGRANQLESNTSRFMADLANMHRTLMNVSLEEFYGIFGGESDRFRADLQSLGIIYDNGGWRIYSQGVIPRLTLEAQNLRTALENLYIPTEEEFIKAATEDISCCRALINRLKALWNTLVQMFHALYDKALFYLFWLAKKIRRQQPLTSQGEKNPKFENPFASTSGSTGESESTASVRSSVSGRGDISDEEMIRRPEDNTVETQDVDNQDEESREDTEGNSQD; encoded by the coding sequence ATGTCATCAGTAAGTGGAAATCTTGGTCAGAATCCTAATCCTATTCCAGAAGATCCAAATAATCGTTTAGATAATGCGGAGGCTTCTTCTAGGGATCAAGGAGAGGGTGCAGCCAGTGGGGTTACTGAGACGGGATTAAGTGTGGATGTTGTGTCTACTGGACAGGTGTCGACCATAAGTCCTGCGATTAGTGGGATACAAAACATTGCCAGTGAGATTATGGCTGTAGGTGTACCTACAGCTTTACCTCCAACATTACCCGAAGCTGCGGGTTTTGTTGAAGAAGTCGCTACTGATTTCTTTGACGACGACGGTCTCAGTAGGGAAGATTCAGAGAATTTAGAGGAAGCAGCTGCAGATTTATTTGCTGGTGTTAGTGAATCTAAAGAGCTAGTTGATGGTTTGAGAGGAAGACTAGCAAACTTCCAGAAGACGCAACCGGGAACCACAAAGCAAACATCTAGAAAATCTCGACTTGAAGAAGGTGAAGATGTCCCAGATCTTGAAGAGCAGTTTCTTGACCTGCGTCGCAATTATGCTGTATTAAATGGTCGTGCGAACCAATTAGAAAGTAATACGTCTAGGTTCATGGCTGATTTAGCCAATATGCACCGTACATTAATGAATGTATCTTTGGAAGAATTTTACGGTATTTTCGGAGGTGAGTCTGATCGCTTCCGCGCAGACTTGCAAAGTCTGGGGATAATTTATGACAACGGTGGTTGGAGAATTTATTCTCAAGGAGTGATTCCTAGATTAACTTTAGAGGCTCAAAATCTGCGTACTGCTTTGGAAAATCTCTATATCCCAACAGAGGAAGAGTTCATAAAAGCAGCGACAGAAGATATCTCTTGTTGTCGAGCTCTTATCAATAGATTAAAGGCACTATGGAATACGTTGGTGCAGATGTTTCACGCTCTGTACGATAAGGCGCTATTTTACCTATTTTGGCTTGCGAAAAAGATTCGTAGGCAGCAGCCTTTGACGAGTCAGGGTGAAAAAAATCCTAAATTTGAAAATCCTTTCGCATCTACTTCGGGGTCTACTGGGGAGAGTGAAAGTACAGCTTCTGTAAGATCTTCAGTTTCTGGAAGAGGCGATATATCCGATGAGGAGATGATACGTCGTCCCGAAGATAACACTGTAGAAACTCAAGATGTTGATAATCAAGATGAGGAAAGCAGAGAAGACACCGAGGGCAATTCTCAAGATTAA
- a CDS encoding DUF167 domain-containing protein, translating into MNEEYWILEVKVTPKSRENKIVGFEGEVLKIRVTEAPEKGKANEAVIALLAKTLSLPKRDVTLISGETSRKKRLLLPKSTESIISHWREHGL; encoded by the coding sequence TTGAACGAGGAGTATTGGATTTTAGAGGTGAAGGTCACCCCAAAATCTAGGGAAAATAAAATCGTTGGATTTGAAGGTGAGGTATTAAAAATACGTGTCACCGAAGCTCCCGAAAAAGGAAAGGCTAACGAAGCAGTGATTGCTTTGTTAGCCAAAACTTTATCTCTTCCTAAACGTGATGTCACTTTGATTTCGGGAGAGACTTCTAGGAAAAAAAGGCTCTTATTACCGAAGTCTACGGAATCGATAATTTCTCATTGGCGAGAACATGGACTTTAA
- a CDS encoding ABC transporter substrate-binding protein produces MILRKIAQYAFFLSIICSFISVVISSPNPEQGSPKVAVFLSFPHSILEDCSQSCIDVLKTLDNCPEVLVVNAEDSVVKARKIARSLHSNQDIVAIVTLGSIATKIMSQIETKKPIIYAAVPEGETLAFSKKQTNIYGVNDTLDINQCCFAIQAVRTNAESLIYIKPSEPFPSALQKEIEKKLHASGITVTEIPVTATNFKTRIQQAIDKRPSAIFIPFSSLAHKQRTTFIEDILKEKIPVITDDFSLVAEGACVACGVDFKKSGKQAAQMVYHLLNRHQDTEGLRKIIAEPLPQTTTFNEDVIRRLGLKINRTERKQFRSIIFKENKDKKAAVKSDKPEAEKNCGPV; encoded by the coding sequence TTTATTTCTGTAGTTATCTCCTCGCCAAATCCAGAACAAGGATCTCCGAAAGTCGCTGTATTCTTATCTTTTCCCCATTCGATACTCGAAGATTGCAGCCAAAGCTGTATAGATGTTTTAAAAACCTTAGACAACTGTCCAGAAGTTCTTGTTGTGAACGCTGAAGACAGTGTTGTTAAGGCAAGAAAAATCGCACGCTCGTTGCATAGCAATCAAGATATTGTCGCTATTGTTACCTTAGGCTCTATAGCGACAAAAATTATGAGCCAAATCGAAACAAAAAAGCCCATTATCTATGCTGCTGTTCCTGAAGGAGAAACATTAGCTTTCTCGAAAAAACAAACAAATATCTATGGTGTTAACGATACCCTAGATATCAACCAATGTTGTTTTGCTATACAAGCTGTAAGAACAAATGCAGAATCTTTGATCTATATAAAGCCTTCAGAGCCCTTCCCCTCAGCACTACAAAAAGAAATTGAGAAGAAACTCCATGCTTCAGGAATCACTGTTACGGAAATTCCTGTAACGGCGACAAATTTCAAAACACGTATCCAACAAGCTATTGACAAACGTCCCTCAGCAATTTTTATTCCCTTTTCCTCATTGGCTCATAAACAAAGAACAACATTTATCGAAGATATCCTTAAAGAAAAAATTCCTGTAATTACTGATGATTTCTCTTTAGTAGCCGAAGGGGCTTGCGTTGCCTGTGGTGTAGATTTTAAAAAATCTGGGAAACAAGCAGCTCAAATGGTCTATCATTTACTCAATCGCCATCAAGATACCGAGGGATTACGAAAAATCATTGCTGAGCCCCTACCACAAACAACAACATTTAACGAAGATGTTATCCGTCGTTTAGGCTTGAAAATCAACAGAACAGAACGTAAACAATTCCGCTCTATTATTTTTAAAGAAAATAAAGATAAGAAAGCTGCTGTGAAAAGCGACAAACCTGAAGCTGAAAAAAACTGCGGCCCTGTTTAA